In Metarhizium brunneum chromosome 3, complete sequence, a genomic segment contains:
- the MET1 gene encoding Uroporphyrinogen-III C-methyltransferase: protein MAHDTNTMLAGVYCTDNIHLVVGTNPLAAARCTASLAAGACPVLVAPAGADLHYNLQTKIEQGLVRWHQKAFEDEDLFTLGRDEVGRTVDAVFVTSAPREALAARISSVCRRNRIPVNVVDAPLLSTFSLLSTHTDGPLQIGVTTNGRGCKLASRVRREIASCLPPGLGAACNRLGELRRRIQHDDALAPGDLDDALDQSSQFNRLVGDDEARTRRMRWLGQMCEYWPLKRLAAVTDHDVEKLLLAYPGHNSSSSSWPVQLDAAAASPRGRIVLAGSGPGHPSLLTTATLRAVQTADVVLADKLVPSGVLDLIPRRTPVQIARKFPGNADQAQAELLETALAAVRSGKTVLRLKQGDPFVYGRGGEEVAFFRARGLGDRVTVLPGVTSALSAPLLAGIPPTQRGVADQLLVCTGTGSKGAPPAPPEYVASRTVVFLMALHRVAGLVAELTARLGGDDGDGDDARRALWPPDTPCAVVERASCPDQRVIRTTLRHVVEAVEAEGSRPPGLLVVGAACEALFEREKGRAWVVEEGFGGFDSGPDDNWMAALQGAMGGDA, encoded by the coding sequence ATGGCTCACGACACCAACACGATGCTCGCGGGCGTCTACTGCACCGACAACAtccacctcgtcgtcgggaCGAACCCGCTCGCGGCAGCGCGCTGCACGGCGTCCCTCGCGGCCGGCGCATGTCCCGTGCTCGTGGCCCCGGCCGGCGCAGACCTACACTACAACCTGCAGACCAAGATCGAGCAGGGCCTGGTACGCTGGCACCAGAAGGCGtttgaggacgaggacctgTTCACGCTGGGCAGGGACGAGGTCGGGcgcaccgtcgacgccgtcttcgtcacgtcggcgccgagagaggcgctggcggcgcgcaTATCGTCCGTGTGCCGGCGCAACCGCATCCCCgtcaacgtcgtcgacgcTCCGCTCCTGAGCACCTTCAGCCTGCTCTCGACACACACCGACGGCCCGCTGCAGATCGGCGTCACCACCAACGGCCGCGGGTGCAAGCTCGCGTCGCGCGTGAGGCGCGAGATTGCCTCGTGCCTGCCGCCCGGCCTGGGCGCCGCCTGCAACCGCCTGGGCGAGCTGCGCCGACGCATCCAGCACGACGACGCCCTCGCGCCGGGggacctcgacgacgccctcgacCAGAGCAGCCAGTTCAACCGCCTCgtgggcgacgacgaggcgcgCACCCGCCGCATGCGCTGGCTGGGCCAGATGTGCGAGTACTGGCCGCTGAAGCGCCTGGCCGCCGTGACGGACCACGACGTCGAGAAGCTCCTGCTCGCGTACCCGGGGCAcaactcgtcctcgtcgtcatggccggTGCAGCTCGACGCGGCGGCCGCCTCGCCGAGGGGCAGGATCGTGCTCGCCGGCTCCGGGCCGGGACACCCCTCGCTGCTCACGACCGCCACCCTCCGCGCCGTCCAGACGGCcgacgtcgtcctcgccgacAAGCTCGTGCCCTCGGGCGTGCTGGACCTCATCCCGCGCCGCACCCCCGTCCAGATCGCCCGCAAGTTCCCCGGCAACGCGGACCAGGCGCAGGCGGAGCTGCTCGAGacggccctcgccgccgtgcGCTCGGGCAAGACGGTGCTGCGCCTCAAGCAGGGCGACCCCTTTGTGtacggccgcggcggcgaggaggtggCCTTCTTCCGCGCGCGCGGGCTGGGCGACCGCGTGACGGTGCTGCCCGGCGTCACGAGCGCCCTCAGCGCCCCCCTGCTCGCGGGCATCCCGCCCACGCAGCGCGGCGTCGCTGACCAGCTGCTGGTGTGCACGGGCACGGGCAGCAAGggcgcgccgcccgcgcccCCCGAGTACGTCGCCAGCCGGACCGTCGTGTTCCTCATGGCGCTGCACcgcgtcgccggcctcgtgGCCGAGCTGACGGCGCGgctgggcggcgacgacggcgacggcgacgacgcccgcCGCGCGCTGTGGCCCCCCGATACGCCgtgcgccgtcgtcgagcgcGCCAGCTGTCCCGATCAGCGCGTCATCCGCACCACCCTGCGGCACGTCGTGGAGGcggtcgaggccgagggcagCCGGCCGCCGGGCCTGCTGGTCGTGGGCGCCGCGTGCGAGGCGCTGTTTGAGAGGGAAAAGGGCCGCGCGTGGGTCGTGGAGGAGGGATTCGGGGGCTTCGATTCGGGGCCCGACGACAACTGGATGGCTGCTTTGCAGGGCGCCATGGGTGGTGATGCTTGA
- the trx gene encoding Thioredoxin, with the protein MASCCIAVHFSISSINLTADFTQVNVDIMSGLVEIKSPSEWQSLLSSTSVVIADFYADWCGPCKMIAPHFQRLASQHSSPKKVAFAKVNVDSQPEVAKENRVSAMPTFKIFHNGTCVETIQGANPTALSEAVTKAVQLAGSGKSADGLFKTPGRTLGGGSPSAGGGFNYSGLLNLLIAFVGLYLFDAQKAAEQSRFNVHKAPQRPAPPRASPAASGAGAGTGSESESTSQEDIEKVVRDAKQRFRDTLPRGYLNDQEYALYERLYGPPLRETRPEDVGIDTHADMGPVPPRPNDEGTLLRQLEGGEFEEVTYKIDRQAQPMEESHEIGTEYPDTREHDIIEKSPGYVDIVARSQREHDALKRLAEDFESAQKSRVQKEDEKVDIEEEGMEEDGTSSWLPEEEQVFGERELGETRRFHRYTLEGRFHGSPVEIPLPRDELISPIRELLERTHLKHVKQAAEAAFGGPGLPTSPSTPEGRKNGLMGGVGLPPDQRQMSEIEADAFLAGYLPPAYVSIMSILREVRKRVGSEWIQSRLKQGEQGGLSVLDAGAGGAGLIAWEQIVNAEWDLLKEKGEVRGPQPTGKKTVIAASDRLRYRLKNFLHNTTFLPRLPDYEHSGEMQGEHLDAGTKPQTRKSFDIIIASHLFLKEKQEHYRQAILNNLWSLLDKNGGVLIVIEKAHPRGFEAVAHVRDTVLNQFLLPQSGEARVSAEDFNPAYHRELEPGHIIAPCSNHGPCPMYKESGKSKGRKDYCHFNQRFVQPSFYSQMLGKHANNQGEVEFSYVAIRRGSPRSSQLTGPEATALAFQGYEKSQEHPDMQTLPRLVLPPLKRKGHVTLDLCTPEGKIERWTVPKSFSKLAYHDARKSRWGDLWALGAKTRVARNVRAGIGKDDGGKRAAAADGKKPRRVEIAMDSGRLSATEKNALKDRRPKSKAAKQRDLMKELFDAEAREEAQLDRELDEEAEAELEEEERRARMR; encoded by the exons ATGGCATCATGCTGCATTGCTGTCCActtctccatctcatccATCAATCTCACTGCAGACTTTACACAGGTCAACGTGGACATAATGAGCGGTCTTGTTGAAATTAAGTCTCCTTCAGAGTGGCAGTCTCTGCTCTCCAGCACCTCCGTAGTCATCGCCGACT TCTATGCCGACTGGTGCGGACCATGCAAGATGATCGCTCCTCATTTCCAGCGTCTCGCAAGCCAGCACTCTTCTCCCAAGAAGGTGGCCTTTGCCAAAGTCAACGTCGACTCCCAACCCGAAGTCGCCAAGGAGAACCGTGTGTCTGCAATGCCCACCTTCAAAATCTTTCACAACGGCACCTGCGTCGAGACTATTCAGGGTGCCAATCCGACCGCTCTCTCTGAGGCTGTTACCAAGGCAGTCCAGCTCGCAGGTAGCGGCAAATCTGCCGATGGTCTCTTCAAGACCCCTGGTCGAACTCTGGGGGGAGGTTCGCCTTCtgcgggcggcggcttcaactACAGCGGCCTGTTGAACCTTCTTATCGCCTTCGTTGGCCTGTACCTG TTCGACGCGCAAAAGGCTGCTGAGCAGTCGCGGTTCAACGTTCATAAAGCGCCGCAGAGACCTGCTCCTCCACGCGCGTCGCCAGCAGCTTCTGGGGCTGGGGCTGGGACTGGATCAG AGTCAGAATCAACAAGCCAAGAAGACATCGAAAAGGTTGTGCGGGATGCAAAGCAACGATTTCGTGACACACTACCGCGCGGCTACCTCAACGATCAAGAGTATGCGCTGTACGAACGACTGTATGGACCACCCTTGCGAGAAACCCGACCAGAAGATGTCGGAATTGACACCCATGCGGACATGGGACCTGTTCCCCCCCGGCCGAACGACGAGGGCACCCTGCTGCGACAGCTTGAAGGCGGCGAGTTTGAAGAGGTGACCTACAAAATCGACCGACAAGCACAGCCTATGGAGGAGTCGCATGAGATTGGTACGGAATACCCTGACACCAGAGAACACGATATAATTGAAAAATCTCCTGGGTATGTGGATATTGTGGCTCGAAGCCAGAGGGAACATGATGCTCTGAAGAGACTAGCGGAGGACTTTGAATCCGCTCAGAAGAGCAGAGTCCAGAAAGAAGATGAGAAAGTGGACATAGAGGAAGAAGGTATGGAAGAGGATGGAACTTCGTCCTGGCTGccggaagaagagcaagTGTTTGGCGAACGAGAGTTGGGAGAAACCAGGCGATTCCATCGATACACTCTGGAGGGCAGGTTTCACGGTAGCCCTGTGGAAATACCGCTGCCCAGAGACGAGTTGATATCACCTATCCGGGAACTTCTGGAGCGAACTCATCTGAAACATGTCAAACAAGCCGCGGAGGCAGCCTTTGGCGGACCGGGTCTCCCAACCTCGCCCTCCACGCCCGAAGGACGCAAAAATGGCCTGATGGGAGGAGTTGGGCTCCCTCCTGATCAGCGACAGATGTCTGAAATTGAAGCAGATGCGTTCCTCGCGGGCTATCTACCTCCGGCATACGTTTCGATCATGTCGATTCTACGAGAAGTCCGGAAGCGAGTAGGCAGTGAATGGATACAATCTCGCCTCAAGCAGGGCGAGCAGGGCGGGTTAAGCGTCTTGGATGCAggtgctggcggtgctggctTAATCGCGTGGGAGCAAATCGTCAATGCCGAATGGGATttgctcaaggagaagggcGAGGTCAGAGGGCCCCAGCCAACGGGCAAGAAGACGGTTATTGCAGCTTCAGATCGCCTCAGGTACCGCCTGAAGAACTTTTTACACAACACGACATTTTTGCCACGGCTGCCCGACTACGAACACTCGGGTGAAATGCAAGGTGAACATCTTGACGCCGGAACCAAGCCACAGACTCGAAAGAGCTTTGACATCATCATTGCTTCGCACCTGTtcctcaaggagaagcaggAACACTACAGACAGGCTATTCTCAACAACCTCTGGAGTCTGCTTGATAAGAACGGCGGTGTTCTCATCGTCATTGAAAAGGCACACCCCAGAGGCTTCGAGGCGGTGGCTCATGTTCGAGACACTGTCCTCAACCAGTTCCTCCTCCCACAGTCTGGGGAAGCCAGAGTCAGTGCCGAAGACTTCAACCCAGCATATCATCGGGAGCTTGAGCCGGGCCACATCATCGCGCCATGCTCCAACCACGGGCCATGCCCCATGTATAAGGAATCCGGCAAGAGCAAGGGCCGCAAGGATTACTGCCACTTCAACCAGCGCTTCGTGCAGCCGTCATTCTACAGCCAGATGCTCGGAAAGCATGCAAACAACCAGGGCGAAGTCGAGTTCAGCTACGTTGCGATCCGGCGAGGCTCGCCCAGGAGCAGCCAGCTCACGGGGCCAGAAGCCACGGCGCTAGCATTCCAAGGCTACGAGAAATCACAAGAACATCCCGACATGCAAACACTGCCGCGACTTGTCCTGCCGCCGCTCAAGCGTAAAGGCCACGTAACACTGGATCTCTGCACGCCAGAAGGCAAGATTGAGAGGTGGACGGTGCCCAAGAGTTTCAGCAAGCTCGCCTACCACGATGCGCGAAAGTCAAGATGGGGGGATTTATGGGCACTGGGGGCAAAGACGAGAGTGGCGCGCAACGTGAGGGCTGGCATCGGCAAAGACGACGGAGGCAAACGTGCAGcggccgccgacggcaagaagCCTCGCAGAGTCGAGATTGCCATGGACAGCGGGCGACTCTCAGCGACGGAGAAGAATGCGCTCAAGGACAGGAGGCCCAAGAGCAAGGCCGCCAAGCAGCGCGACTTGATGAAGGAGCTGTTTGATGCGGAAGCCAGAGAAGAGGCACAACTAGACAGGgagctcgacgaggaagccgaggcagagctggaagaggaggaaagACGGGCACGAATGCGCTGA
- the LIAS gene encoding Lipoyl synthase, translated as MASMASSLQRAQAPVRRALCSTPAAARSFATVPSPSDSAKAAKPRRKTYFKDTDVASFSDFIATSSPAQQLSTSEAYSLRTAEVGPAGKKRTITRLPEWLKTPIPAGNDNFKKIKSDLRGLGLHTVCEEARCPNISECWGGSDKSAATATIMLMGDTCTRGCRFCSVKTNRAPAPLDPHEPEHTAEALARWGLGYVVLTSVDRDDLADGGARHFAETIRKIKQKRSSLLVEALTGDFMGDLDMVKIVAESGLDVYAHNVETVEALTPYVRDRRATFRQSLKVLKHVKDVRGKEGIITKTSIMLGLGEQEHEMMDALRELRKVDVDVVTFGQYMRPTKRHLKVEKYITPDEFEMWRQRALDMGFLYCASGPLVRSSYKAGEAFIENVLRKRAGEKGMASPAAEENIAKAVAMDAETRR; from the exons ATGGCGTCCATGGCCTCATCTCTGCAGAGGGCGCAAGCCCCTGTTCGTAGAGCACTATGCAgcacgcccgccgccgcccgatCCTTTGCCACGGTCCCTTCTCCTAGCGACTCggccaaagccgccaaacCAAGGCGCAAGACCTACTTCAAAGATACAGACGTCGCATCATTCTCCGACTTCATCGCTACCTCGTCACCAGCCCAGCAGCTCTCCACCTCAGAGGCCTACTCTCTCCGAACCGCCGAAGTCGGGCCAGCCGGCAAGAAGAGAACAATCACACGACTGCCCGAGTGGCTCAAGACGCCGATTCCCGCAGGAAACGACAACTTCAAAAAGATCAAGAGCGATCTGCGAGGTCTCGGCCTCCACACCGTGTGCGAAGAGGCACGATGCCCCAACATCTCCGAGTGCTGGGGTGGTTCAGATAAGAGCGCCGCCACTGCAACCATTATGCTCATGGGCGACACCTGCACGCGAGGATGTCGTTTCTGCAGCGTAAAGACGAACAGGGCGCCCGCGCCGCTGGACCCCCACGAGCCGGAACACACTGCCGAGGCCCTTGCGCGATGGGGCCTGGGCTACGTCGTTTTGACGAGCGTCGACCGAGATGACCTGGCCGACGGGGGCGCCAGGCACTTTGCCGAGACGATTCGCAAGATTAAGCAGAAGAGGTCGTCGCTGCTGGTGGAAGCGCTGACGGGCGACTTCATGGGCGACCTGGACATGGTCAAGATCGTGGCCGAGAGCGGGCTGGACGTGTACGCGCACAATGTCGAGACCGTCGAGGCCCTGACGCCGTACGTCCGCGACCGCAGGGCCACGTTCCGGCAGAGCTTAAAGGTGCTGAAGCACGTCAAGGACGTGCGTGGCAAGGagggcatcatcaccaagaccagcatcatgctcggcctcggcgagcaggagcacgagatgatggatgctcTGCGGG AGCTCAGAAAAGtagacgtcgacgtcgtcaccTTTGGCCAGTACATGCGCCCTACGAAGCGCCACCTCAAGGTCGAAAAGTACATCACGCCCGACGAGTTTGAAATGTGGCGCCAGCGAGCCCTGGACATGGGCTTCCTCTACTGTGCGAGCGGTCCTCTGGTGCGCTCATCCTACAAGGCCGGCGAGGCGTTTATCGAGAATGTCCTACGCAAGAGAGCAGGCGAGAAGGGCATGGCGTCGCCCGCGGCGGAGGAGAATATCGCCAAGGCGGTGGCTATGGATGCCGAGACTCGGcgatga
- the TYS1 gene encoding Tyrosine--tRNA ligase, cytoplasmic, with protein sequence MGDASAKDKFDIIRENLAEVLNPEIIEKILDEGRHPKIYWGTATTGRPHCGYFVPAIKIAQFLAAGCDVTILLADIHGFLDNLKAPIELVEQRVHFYRYVITAMLEAVGVSTEKLRFVQGSSYQKSPEYIMDIYKLSSLISEHDAKRAGAEVVKQTANAPMSGLLYPVLQVLDEQYLDVDAQFGGLDQRKLFTAAKEWLPKIGYKQRAHLLNPMVPGLQGGKMSSSDQDSKIDLLDAPEVVSKKIKKAVAAPQVVEENGVLAFVEFVLLPASGLKNGKRSFTVDRERDGLEPLVYDNIAQMQEDYKNDVLNPQLLKPAVAKALNELLAPMQAAYQASKDWQEVALKAYPPPPKKEKKVKNKGTRHPGHVVEVDGVAEKVKELNV encoded by the exons ATGGGAGACGCCAGCGCTAAGGACAAGTTCGATATCATTCGCGAGAACCTCGCAGAGGTTCTCAACCCCGAAATCATCGAAAAGATTCTCGACGAGGGGAGACATCCGAAGATTTACTGGG GTACTGCCACCACTGGCCGCCCTCATTGCGGCTACTTTGTGCCCGCCATCAAGATTGCCCAGTTTCTCGCCGCGGGCTGCGATGTCACCATTCTCCTTGCCGACATCCATGGATTCCTCGACAACCTGAAAGCGCCCATCGAGCTTGTCGAGCAACGCGTCCACTTCTACCGTTATGTCATCACCGCCATGCTGGAAGCCGTCGGCGTATCGACCGAGAAATTGCGATTTGTCCAGGGAAGCTCTTACCAGAAGAGCCCCGAATACATCATGGACATCTACAAGCTGTCGTCATTGATATCCGAGCACGATGCTAAGAGGGCAGGTGCTGAGGTTGTTAAGCAGACGGCCAATGCCCCGATGAGTGGTTTACTCTACCCTGTTCTGCAGGTGCTGGACGAGCAGTACCTGGATGTTGACGCGCAGTTTGGTGGTCTGGATCAGAGAAAACTATTCACCGCGGCCAAGGAGTGGTTACCCAAGATCGGATACAAGCAG CGTGCACATTTGCTCAACCCCATGGTTCCTGGTCTTCAGGGTGGGAAAATGAGCTCAAGCGACCAAG ATAGCAAAATTGACCTCCTGGACGCCCCGGAAGTTGTCTCCAAGAAAATCAAGAAAGCCGTGGCTGCACCGCAGGTCGTTGAGGAAAACGGCGTGCTTGCTTTTGTCGAGTTCGTACTGCTGCCAGCGTCTGGTCTGAAGAATGGAAAGAGATCATTCACTGTAGACCGCGAGCGAGATGGTCTTGAGCCCCTGGTGTACGACAATATTGCCCAGATGCAGGAGGACTACAAAAATGATGTG CTCAACCCGCAACTACTCAAGCCTGCAGTCGCCAAGGCCCTGAACGAGCTGCTTGCCCCTATGCAGGCAGCTTACCAGGCGTCCAAGGACTGGCAAGAAGTGGCTCTCAAGGCTTACCCGCCGCCAcccaagaaggagaaaaaggtCAAAAACAAGGGCACACGCCACCCAGGCCATGTTGTTGAGGTCGACGGTGTTGCGGAGAAAGTTAAGGAATTAAACGTGTAA